CCTGCGCAAGCCCGCGAAGTAATCCGCAGCCCCAAGCAACAAAAAGCCGGTCAGGATGCGAGTCCTGACCGGCTTTTCTGTGGGTGACTACCAGCGGCTCAGCGAACCGGTGCCGTCTGGATCGCGGGCAGCGGCGTGCCCTTGATTTCTTCGCGCGATGGACCCGAAGGTGCGGGCGCCGGAGTGGGCTGCGCAGCCAGCGGTGTCGGCGCAACGGCAGCGGGAGCGGATGTGGTCGACGTGCCAGCCGACGACGCATCCTGCACCGGAGCGCCTTGCTGCTTGCCGTAGTTGGCCAATTCCTCTTCCGAGATGGTCTCGAACACGCGCACGACCTTGCGCACGTTGTCCACACCACGGGCGATTTCGGCGGAGCGCTTGGCTTCGCGCGGAGTGACGCGGCCCATCAGGTAGACCACGTCGCGCTCGGTCACGACCTTGAAGACGTTGGCCGACAGGTCCTTGGCATCCATCAGGCTGGCCTTGACCTTGCCGGTGATCAGCGTGTCGCGCGAGCGCTGGGAGAAGCCGGAGTTCTCCATCACGCCCAGCTCGTTGACCACCGACTTCACGTTCTCGACCGCACGGGCTTCGCGCTCGGCCTTCTGGCTTTCCTCGACAGTCGGCACCTCGCCGGTCAGCAG
This genomic stretch from Diaphorobacter sp. HDW4B harbors:
- a CDS encoding BON domain-containing protein; this encodes MKFLHARTTCAVLAATLLAAGLTACAPVVLGGGAVMGTLMATDRRTTGTQVEDEAIENKVAGRLKDTMNGRGHFNVTSYNRQVLLTGEVPTVEESQKAEREARAVENVKSVVNELGVMENSGFSQRSRDTLITGKVKASLMDAKDLSANVFKVVTERDVVYLMGRVTPREAKRSAEIARGVDNVRKVVRVFETISEEELANYGKQQGAPVQDASSAGTSTTSAPAAVAPTPLAAQPTPAPAPSGPSREEIKGTPLPAIQTAPVR